One Burkholderia sp. 9120 genomic window, GCGCTGGCGTGCAGCACGACTTCGAATTCGCCATAGCCGAGTTGAATGTGCACGTAGTCCGGCGCACTGGCTTCGTCGCGATGCGTGCGCACGGTTGCCGACACGGTCTGCGGCGCGCCAAACAACGCAAGCGCCTGGTCGATCAGATGCGGTCCGAGGTCGAACAGCAGGCCGCCACCGCGCGACGCCTCTTCGCGCCAGCGTTGCCGCACTTCCGGCCGGAAGCGGTCGAAATGCGATTCGAATTGCGTGACGCGCCCCAAGGTGCCGGCGGCGAGCAGGTCGCGCACGGTCATGAAATCGCCGTCCCAGCGGCGGTTATGGAACGGCACGAAGCGCTTGCCGCGGGCCAGCGCGATGTTGGCGAGCGTATGCGCGTCGGCGGCGGTGAGCGTGACCGGCTTGTCGACCACCACGTGTTTGCCGGCTTCCAGCGTGCGGCGCGCGAGGTCGAAGTGCGTGTCGTTGGGCGTCGCGATCACGACGCAGTCGATTTCCTCGAGCGCGAGCAACGCGTCGAGATCGGCCACCACTTTCGCGTGCGGATAGTCGGCGAGCGCCTGCTCGGGCCGGCCCGTCGCGATTGCCGCGACGCTCGCGCGCCCGCAGTGGTCGATCACCGGCG contains:
- a CDS encoding oxidoreductase, whose translation is MSASLKIGLMGYGFAGATFHAPVIDHCGRASVAAIATGRPEQALADYPHAKVVADLDALLALEEIDCVVIATPNDTHFDLARRTLEAGKHVVVDKPVTLTAADAHTLANIALARGKRFVPFHNRRWDGDFMTVRDLLAAGTLGRVTQFESHFDRFRPEVRQRWREEASRGGGLLFDLGPHLIDQALALFGAPQTVSATVRTHRDEASAPDYVHIQLGYGEFEVVLHASALTMLLAPRFAIHGTRGSYVKYGLDTQEDQLKAGLRPGDEGFAAGNTAGVLRVLEGDQEVERELPTLNGDYAGFYIALADAIQNGVKFPVSAQEAVDVMTIIELAARSSEEGVRLPFERIR